In the Paenibacillus pabuli genome, one interval contains:
- a CDS encoding putative bifunctional diguanylate cyclase/phosphodiesterase codes for MYEVKKNGKNGFQFYTTQLDSELYERIELEGYLRKALERNELLLYYQPQIRTVDSRMIGVEALIRWKHPHKGILAPNVFIPIAEETGIIYDIGNWTLREACRQMKQWHASGGPLIPVSVNLSSQQFHQSNLVEQVQNALAETGLEARYLELEITESMMMDATVSTGILNELTSLGVKISLDDFGTGYSSLSYLKHFPIHKLKIDRSFVTDITENQSDQAIVATIITMAQNLKMDVIAEGIETKGQLDILMQNDCREIQGYYFSRPLPASEVEHDFFVPLRLPGNPIILG; via the coding sequence ATGTACGAAGTGAAGAAAAATGGAAAGAACGGATTTCAATTTTATACTACACAACTGGATTCCGAATTGTATGAGCGGATTGAGCTGGAGGGGTATCTGCGCAAAGCGCTTGAACGCAATGAATTGCTCCTGTATTACCAGCCGCAGATTCGCACGGTGGATAGCCGGATGATCGGCGTGGAAGCCCTGATTCGCTGGAAGCATCCGCACAAAGGGATTTTGGCACCAAATGTGTTCATCCCCATTGCCGAAGAAACGGGTATCATCTATGACATTGGGAACTGGACGCTGCGGGAAGCCTGCAGACAGATGAAACAATGGCATGCCAGCGGCGGTCCGTTGATTCCGGTATCGGTAAACCTGTCCAGCCAGCAGTTTCATCAGTCTAATCTCGTGGAGCAGGTTCAGAATGCTCTGGCGGAGACAGGACTGGAAGCCCGCTATCTGGAACTTGAAATTACGGAAAGCATGATGATGGATGCCACCGTCTCGACAGGTATCCTGAATGAGCTTACTTCACTTGGAGTCAAGATTAGTCTAGATGATTTCGGTACAGGGTACAGCTCGCTGAGTTACCTGAAGCATTTTCCGATTCATAAGCTGAAGATCGACCGTTCGTTTGTTACAGACATCACCGAGAACCAGAGTGACCAGGCGATCGTGGCGACGATCATCACCATGGCACAGAATCTGAAGATGGACGTTATTGCTGAAGGCATTGAGACCAAAGGACAGCTGGATATTCTGATGCAGAACGACTGCCGGGAAATCCAGGGATACTACTTCAGCCGTCCGCTGCCAGCAAGTGAAGTAGAACATGATTTCTTTGTTCCGCTGCGCCTGCCGGGAAATCCCATCATTCTTGGATAA
- a CDS encoding LacI family DNA-binding transcriptional regulator, producing the protein MASIHDVAKEAGVSVATVSKVLNDYPDVSDKTRKKVNIAIELLKYQPNVVARGLVKRRSWTVGVLLTVPFTNPFVSELLEGIKTALENSGYDLVRLSTRFDDPGYSFIKHCRSRNVDGVVVFGEGRDNKSIEELVQAEIPTMFIDTDLFGKRAGYITTDNSNAIAMSVKHLHELGHHKIAYISGTLGPAVANLRLEGYREGLRECGIPYSTVYLEVCDYSFEEGSKAARRLLALKDQPTGIVCASDMAAFGAIHEIEKHGLSVPEDISVVGFDNTYYAQVFKPGLTTINQNIYSIGIKSIEYLIAMIENPDYSPPVVTEPSNLVVRQTTAPVKV; encoded by the coding sequence GTGGCTTCTATCCATGATGTGGCCAAAGAAGCGGGCGTATCTGTTGCAACCGTTTCCAAAGTGCTGAACGATTATCCCGATGTAAGTGACAAAACTCGCAAAAAAGTCAATATAGCCATCGAACTATTGAAATATCAACCGAATGTGGTGGCGCGCGGACTTGTAAAACGCCGTTCATGGACGGTAGGGGTGCTGCTCACGGTTCCCTTTACCAATCCGTTTGTTTCGGAATTGCTGGAAGGGATCAAGACAGCACTGGAGAATAGCGGTTATGATCTTGTCCGATTGTCCACACGTTTCGACGATCCGGGATACTCGTTTATCAAACATTGCCGCAGCCGGAATGTGGATGGTGTTGTTGTGTTCGGAGAAGGAAGAGACAACAAAAGTATCGAGGAATTGGTTCAAGCAGAGATTCCGACCATGTTTATTGACACGGATTTGTTTGGCAAACGGGCCGGATACATTACTACGGATAATTCCAATGCCATTGCAATGAGCGTCAAGCATTTGCATGAGCTGGGCCATCACAAGATTGCCTATATTTCGGGTACACTTGGGCCTGCCGTAGCTAATCTTCGCCTGGAAGGCTACCGTGAAGGGCTGCGCGAATGCGGTATTCCGTATTCGACTGTTTATCTGGAAGTATGTGATTATTCCTTTGAAGAGGGAAGTAAGGCTGCACGGCGATTGCTGGCATTGAAAGACCAACCGACAGGGATCGTCTGTGCTTCAGACATGGCCGCATTTGGTGCCATTCATGAGATTGAGAAACACGGCCTAAGCGTGCCTGAAGACATTTCTGTCGTTGGATTTGATAACACGTACTATGCTCAGGTGTTTAAGCCGGGTTTAACCACAATTAACCAAAACATCTATTCGATCGGCATCAAATCGATTGAGTATCTGATTGCGATGATTGAAAACCCGGACTATTCTCCGCCGGTCGTTACGGAGCCTTCCAATCTGGTTGTCCGGCAGACCACGGCACCTGTCAAAGTGTGA
- a CDS encoding globin-coupled sensor protein: MSVTAARQKQLDYIGLTRTDLQLLADHRSVFKKVVHDVVDHFYNHVGSYPELEEMITRFSSIERLKETQQMYWLSMTDGIVDEAYIEQRIAIGLVHSRIGLSEDYYLGTYMVYLDIATSIFQQVIPDSWHRVIQALSKMFNLDSQLVLEAYEKKEKEKLHQLAAEQEHTLQAVTQITQQLTGMICELNENARAISDVARETAASQDQAHELLEALTDEIHQIGKMGELIREISEQSHLVGLNAAIEAAHAGEFGRGFEVVASEVRKLAASSREAQGKIQMNLEQIMRKLGSVQHESQNTSQGARRQASRSEELAVFATTMEKLALDLRKLDRQI, from the coding sequence ATGAGTGTTACTGCAGCAAGACAAAAGCAACTCGATTATATTGGACTGACCAGGACAGATCTTCAACTGCTTGCCGACCACAGATCGGTATTTAAAAAGGTTGTGCATGACGTGGTGGATCACTTCTACAATCATGTCGGGAGTTATCCGGAACTCGAAGAGATGATTACCCGGTTTTCTTCCATTGAACGTTTGAAAGAAACGCAGCAAATGTACTGGCTGTCTATGACTGACGGCATCGTGGACGAGGCTTATATTGAACAGCGTATTGCGATTGGATTGGTGCATTCACGCATTGGATTATCCGAAGATTATTATCTGGGGACATATATGGTTTATCTTGATATTGCCACAAGCATATTTCAGCAGGTGATCCCTGATTCCTGGCATCGTGTCATCCAGGCACTCAGCAAAATGTTTAATCTGGATTCCCAGCTTGTTCTTGAGGCTTACGAGAAGAAGGAAAAAGAAAAATTGCATCAGCTCGCCGCAGAACAGGAGCATACATTGCAGGCAGTGACGCAGATTACCCAGCAACTGACAGGAATGATCTGCGAATTGAACGAGAATGCCCGGGCTATTTCGGACGTTGCGAGAGAAACGGCAGCTTCACAGGATCAAGCCCATGAATTGCTGGAGGCATTAACCGACGAGATCCATCAGATCGGCAAGATGGGGGAACTTATTCGTGAAATTTCGGAGCAAAGTCATCTGGTTGGTCTGAATGCAGCCATCGAAGCTGCGCATGCAGGCGAATTCGGCCGGGGGTTCGAGGTTGTTGCAAGTGAAGTCCGGAAGCTCGCGGCCAGTTCACGTGAGGCACAGGGGAAAATCCAGATGAATCTCGAACAGATTATGAGGAAGCTTGGAAGTGTACAACACGAGTCCCAGAACACATCCCAAGGGGCGAGACGCCAAGCTTCCCGTTCGGAGGAACTTGCGGTATTCGCAACCACGATGGAGAAACTTGCACTGGATCTGAGAAAACTGGACAGGCAAATATAG
- a CDS encoding PrkA family serine protein kinase translates to MNIFERVAEYQAESDRLSWNGTFEDYIALLREDPTPAMTAHARVYQMIESFGVEEVGGHKRYKFFEQEIFGLDRSIEKLVEEYFHSAARRLDVRKRILLLMGPVSGGKSTLVTLLKRGLEQFSRTEKGAVYAIEGCPMHEEPLHLIPLELRPEVEKEIGVRIEGNLCPSCQMRLRTEYGGDISRVKVERVIISEDNRVGIGTFSPSDPKSQDIADLTGSIDFSTITEFGSESDPRAYRFDGELNKANRGLMEFQEMLKCDEKFLWNLLSLTQEGNFKAGRFALISADEMIVAHTNESEYKSFISNKKNEALQSRMIVMPIPYNLKVSEEEKIYGKLIQQSDMKHVHIAPHALRTAAIFSILTRLKETKKQGMDLVKKMRMYDGEEVEGYKEADLREMQNEYLDEGMSGIDPRYVINRISSALIKQNLQCINALDILRAIKDGLDQHASITKEERERYLNFIALARKEYDELAKKEVQKAFVYSFEESAKTLFENYLDNIEAFCNWSKIRDPLTDEEMDPDERLMRSIEEQIGISENAKKAFREEILIRISAYSRKERKFEYSSHDRLREAIEKKLFADLKDIVKITTSTKTPDATQLKRMNEVIKRLIEEHGYTAASANELLRYVGSLLNR, encoded by the coding sequence ATGAATATTTTTGAACGCGTTGCGGAATATCAGGCAGAGAGTGACCGTTTGTCATGGAATGGAACATTTGAAGATTATATTGCTCTGCTGAGAGAGGATCCGACTCCGGCAATGACGGCTCACGCACGAGTGTACCAGATGATTGAATCGTTTGGCGTGGAAGAAGTCGGGGGGCATAAACGGTACAAGTTTTTTGAACAGGAGATTTTTGGACTGGATCGCTCCATTGAGAAGCTGGTCGAGGAATACTTCCATTCGGCAGCACGCCGACTGGATGTTCGGAAACGGATCTTGCTCCTTATGGGTCCTGTAAGTGGAGGGAAGTCGACGCTCGTTACATTGCTGAAACGTGGTCTTGAACAGTTCTCACGGACGGAAAAAGGTGCCGTTTACGCCATTGAGGGATGCCCGATGCATGAGGAACCCCTGCACTTGATTCCTCTGGAGCTTCGTCCCGAAGTGGAAAAAGAAATCGGTGTCCGCATTGAGGGCAACCTGTGCCCATCCTGCCAGATGAGACTTCGTACTGAATATGGCGGGGATATCAGCCGCGTCAAGGTAGAGCGTGTCATCATCTCCGAGGACAATCGGGTAGGCATCGGGACATTCAGTCCGTCCGATCCGAAGTCGCAGGATATCGCAGATCTCACGGGCAGCATCGACTTCTCGACCATTACCGAGTTTGGTTCCGAATCGGACCCACGTGCGTATCGTTTTGACGGGGAGTTAAACAAAGCGAACCGTGGACTGATGGAGTTCCAGGAGATGTTGAAATGTGATGAAAAGTTTCTGTGGAACCTCTTATCGCTCACGCAGGAGGGCAATTTCAAAGCAGGCCGGTTTGCCTTGATCAGTGCCGATGAAATGATTGTTGCTCATACCAATGAGTCGGAGTACAAATCGTTTATTTCGAATAAAAAGAATGAAGCCTTGCAATCCCGGATGATTGTTATGCCGATTCCATATAATCTGAAGGTCTCCGAAGAAGAGAAGATTTATGGAAAGCTCATTCAGCAAAGTGATATGAAACATGTTCATATTGCACCGCATGCGCTGCGGACCGCAGCCATTTTCTCCATACTTACCCGCTTGAAGGAAACGAAAAAACAAGGCATGGATCTCGTCAAAAAGATGCGGATGTATGATGGTGAGGAAGTTGAGGGTTACAAGGAAGCCGATCTGCGTGAAATGCAAAATGAGTATCTGGATGAAGGCATGTCCGGCATCGATCCACGTTATGTCATCAACCGGATATCCAGTGCTTTGATTAAGCAAAACCTTCAATGCATTAACGCGTTGGATATTTTGCGGGCAATCAAGGACGGTCTGGATCAGCATGCTTCCATTACCAAAGAAGAACGCGAGCGTTACCTGAACTTTATTGCCCTGGCGCGTAAAGAATATGACGAACTGGCCAAAAAGGAAGTGCAAAAAGCATTTGTGTACTCGTTTGAAGAGTCTGCCAAAACGCTGTTCGAAAATTACCTCGATAACATCGAGGCCTTCTGCAACTGGTCCAAAATTCGTGATCCGTTAACCGATGAGGAGATGGACCCGGATGAGCGTTTAATGCGTTCGATTGAGGAGCAGATCGGCATTTCCGAAAATGCGAAAAAGGCATTCCGGGAAGAGATTCTGATCCGAATCTCGGCATACTCCCGCAAAGAGCGCAAGTTTGAATACAGCAGCCACGACCGACTGCGGGAAGCGATTGAAAAGAAGCTGTTCGCAGACCTGAAAGACATTGTCAAGATTACTACCTCAACCAAAACACCGGATGCTACACAATTGAAACGCATGAACGAAGTAATCAAACGCTTAATTGAGGAACATGGATATACGGCAGCCAGCGCGAATGAACTGCTGCGTTATGTGGGCAGTCTGTTAAATCGCTAA
- a CDS encoding DUF2161 family putative PD-(D/E)XK-type phosphodiesterase, producing MAVKYETELYSPLKAFFEQRGFLIKAEVRHCDLVGVRSDQDEPLIVEMKKTFNLSLLLQGMQRLKLSPFVYLAVERNRSKRGAVNQRWSELAGLCHQLGLGLITVTFYKTKSPLIDVLCEPAALNRPNHVPSRRGGVRRQRLLREFEERSGDYNTGGSTRRQLVTAYREKALRVASALRTQGEASPALLARQTGVGSAAAILQKNYYGWFERLSRGKYVLTIKGAQALTEHSHMLEDHDTLEQHIVVPGSLVSSEDFMVEELGEIAEATEQYLVHQVGASGPMSKNK from the coding sequence ATGGCAGTAAAATACGAGACCGAGTTATATTCGCCTCTAAAAGCCTTTTTCGAACAGCGAGGGTTTCTCATCAAGGCTGAAGTCAGACATTGCGACCTCGTCGGTGTCAGATCTGATCAGGACGAACCACTAATTGTGGAGATGAAGAAAACGTTCAATCTTTCGTTGTTGCTCCAGGGAATGCAGAGACTAAAACTGAGTCCATTTGTATATCTGGCTGTAGAGCGCAATCGGAGCAAACGCGGGGCTGTTAACCAGCGCTGGAGCGAACTCGCAGGACTGTGCCACCAGCTCGGGCTTGGCCTGATTACGGTGACGTTCTATAAGACAAAATCACCACTCATTGATGTGTTGTGTGAGCCTGCGGCTTTGAACCGCCCAAACCATGTCCCTTCCCGCAGAGGTGGAGTACGGCGTCAACGGTTGCTGCGGGAATTTGAAGAACGCAGCGGAGACTATAACACGGGCGGCAGTACCCGCAGGCAGTTGGTAACCGCATACCGGGAGAAGGCGCTGCGTGTTGCTTCTGCCCTGCGAACCCAAGGTGAAGCTTCCCCTGCCCTACTCGCGAGACAAACCGGAGTTGGGTCAGCTGCAGCCATTTTGCAAAAAAATTACTATGGCTGGTTCGAACGATTGTCACGCGGGAAATACGTACTTACGATCAAAGGAGCTCAAGCCCTTACCGAGCATTCTCACATGCTGGAAGACCATGATACGTTGGAACAGCATATAGTGGTGCCAGGGAGTCTGGTCTCTTCAGAGGATTTTATGGTGGAAGAGCTAGGGGAAATCGCGGAGGCAACAGAGCAGTATCTGGTACATCAAGTCGGAGCTTCTGGCCCCATGTCCAAAAACAAATAA
- a CDS encoding FMN-dependent NADH-azoreductase: MSNILFVKANDRPADQAVSVKLYDAFLSAYKESHPGDTITELDLYNTDIPYYGNTVITGGYKAANGIEATAEEQQAAALAAQLQDQFLAADKVVFAFPLWNFTVPAPLVNYISYLSQAGKMFKYTAEGPVGLVGDKKVALLNARGGVYSVEPMASAEMSVKYVTNVLNFWGIQNPELVIVEGHNASPDRSQEIVDAGLKLAADVAASF; encoded by the coding sequence ATGTCCAACATTTTATTTGTAAAAGCAAACGACCGTCCTGCAGATCAAGCAGTCAGCGTCAAATTGTACGATGCATTTTTGAGCGCATACAAAGAATCCCACCCAGGCGATACGATCACTGAGCTGGATCTCTACAATACAGATATCCCTTACTACGGCAATACTGTAATTACAGGTGGATATAAAGCAGCTAACGGTATCGAAGCAACTGCTGAAGAGCAGCAAGCTGCTGCACTCGCAGCACAATTGCAAGATCAATTCCTGGCAGCAGACAAAGTGGTATTTGCATTCCCGCTGTGGAACTTCACAGTCCCTGCACCACTGGTAAACTACATTTCCTATTTGAGCCAAGCTGGAAAAATGTTCAAATACACAGCTGAAGGCCCTGTAGGTTTGGTTGGCGACAAAAAAGTGGCATTGCTGAATGCACGTGGCGGCGTTTACTCCGTAGAGCCAATGGCATCTGCTGAAATGTCCGTAAAATATGTAACAAACGTACTTAACTTCTGGGGTATCCAAAACCCTGAGCTCGTTATCGTTGAAGGTCACAACGCTTCTCCTGATCGTTCCCAAGAGATCGTGGATGCCGGCCTGAAATTGGCAGCTGATGTAGCAGCAAGCTTCTAA
- a CDS encoding PLP-dependent aminotransferase family protein produces the protein MKYFFASRTNKLLSSPLRDIREMSGRDYFISLAEELPAEELFPFKLLEEAAVSVFSSGPSALQYGELAGYRPLREWLDTDWNIRKDIRTVPEQILLTTGTQQAIDLVMRLLLEPGDSVLVEHPTSPGCLEVLEMQGAKIVPVLGDSDGILPDLLEHHMQQLRPKLLFAAPSFSNPTGMLWSMERREAVLDLCSRYGVLLVEDDSYGELHFDGLETADFYRKFPSLFALDTADQGGHVLYIGSFSKTVAPALRTGWAAGHPALIQAMASVKRIADGQSSPMNQRLLYQLLAQSPFKWSDHLSMLNREYKIRLKLMLELLKRPGWKGVQYSIPKGGMYLWVQLPEGLDSGALLKVALSKGVSFLPGSLCSTGVQDQRHIRLNFSHPGRDELLLGMNLISEAISEFTARN, from the coding sequence ATGAAATATTTCTTCGCCTCCCGTACAAACAAGCTGTTGTCTTCACCACTCCGGGATATTCGTGAAATGTCTGGCCGGGATTATTTCATTTCTCTGGCCGAAGAGTTACCTGCAGAGGAATTATTTCCGTTCAAGCTGCTGGAAGAAGCGGCAGTGTCTGTATTCAGTTCTGGGCCATCTGCTCTTCAGTATGGTGAGCTGGCAGGCTACAGGCCTTTAAGAGAATGGCTGGACACGGACTGGAATATCCGAAAAGACATACGTACAGTGCCAGAGCAAATTTTATTGACCACAGGAACCCAGCAGGCGATTGATTTGGTGATGCGTCTGCTGCTGGAGCCGGGGGACTCCGTACTGGTGGAACATCCTACCTCTCCAGGCTGTCTTGAAGTTCTGGAAATGCAAGGGGCCAAAATTGTGCCTGTCCTTGGCGATTCAGACGGTATATTGCCTGATCTATTGGAGCACCACATGCAGCAGCTGAGACCAAAGCTGCTTTTTGCTGCGCCCAGCTTCTCGAATCCGACCGGCATGTTATGGTCCATGGAACGGAGAGAGGCCGTGCTTGATCTGTGCTCTCGTTACGGAGTGCTGCTCGTAGAGGATGACTCGTATGGCGAGCTCCACTTCGACGGTCTGGAGACGGCAGACTTCTACCGCAAGTTTCCTTCGTTATTTGCGCTCGATACAGCTGATCAAGGCGGGCATGTACTATATATTGGTTCGTTCAGCAAAACGGTTGCACCTGCGCTGCGCACGGGCTGGGCGGCAGGTCATCCTGCCTTGATACAAGCCATGGCTTCGGTCAAACGGATTGCGGACGGACAATCCAGTCCAATGAATCAGCGGTTATTATATCAGCTGCTTGCCCAGTCTCCATTTAAATGGAGTGACCATCTCTCCATGCTGAACCGGGAGTACAAAATCAGACTGAAGCTGATGCTTGAGTTGCTCAAAAGGCCCGGCTGGAAAGGAGTCCAGTATTCCATCCCCAAAGGAGGCATGTATTTGTGGGTTCAACTTCCCGAGGGATTGGATAGCGGAGCATTGCTCAAAGTGGCACTCTCCAAAGGTGTGTCCTTTCTGCCAGGTTCTCTCTGTTCCACAGGCGTTCAGGATCAGCGTCACATTCGATTGAATTTTAGTCATCCTGGGCGCGACGAGCTGCTGCTGGGCATGAACCTGATCAGTGAAGCCATCTCGGAATTCACTGCCCGCAATTAG
- a CDS encoding response regulator transcription factor, translating into MKKVWQVVIVDIHPTSMLGTKLILEEQQDLLVRGMTSTGTEGLELVKNHQPDLILMDYRLPEGQADPYITQMKSASAHSHVIILTDEDNVKLFRHLIGLGASGMLSKQASPSQLIHLISGLREGCVSIPISWLKSTEWAQPSDSPIEEFLVELTETETFIMERIVQGVTYDKIASEINVSRRSIDNYLRKIYVKLDVSSRAQAIERYALYARQAKTLS; encoded by the coding sequence ATGAAAAAAGTATGGCAGGTGGTCATCGTAGATATCCACCCCACCAGCATGCTGGGTACCAAATTGATATTGGAAGAGCAGCAGGATTTACTTGTACGGGGGATGACATCAACAGGTACAGAAGGACTAGAATTGGTGAAAAACCATCAACCCGATCTCATTTTGATGGATTATCGGCTTCCTGAAGGGCAAGCAGATCCATATATTACCCAGATGAAAAGCGCTTCCGCGCATAGTCATGTCATCATTTTGACAGATGAAGACAATGTGAAGCTGTTTCGTCATCTTATAGGTCTTGGTGCAAGCGGCATGCTGTCGAAACAGGCTTCCCCTAGCCAGCTGATTCACCTTATTTCCGGGTTGCGGGAGGGATGCGTATCGATTCCGATCTCCTGGCTTAAAAGTACTGAATGGGCTCAACCGTCTGACTCCCCGATAGAAGAATTTCTGGTGGAACTGACAGAAACAGAAACTTTTATTATGGAAAGAATTGTTCAGGGCGTAACCTATGATAAAATAGCCAGTGAGATTAACGTCAGCCGACGTTCTATTGATAACTACCTGCGCAAAATCTATGTGAAGCTGGATGTAAGCAGTCGCGCGCAAGCTATTGAACGTTATGCCTTATATGCGAGACAGGCCAAGACGCTTTCCTGA
- a CDS encoding uroporphyrinogen-III C-methyltransferase: protein MKPSAQPSDIHHTRSAKGKAGSSVKLFLVMWIVLIALGVVGTYYYSNHLQKQMLSQIQAHNQQQIAALKADYENQLTTISKEVADLQGQVQSFNELLTFTKDNASDKTDNSNKLYTQLSEVKKQLETLQKKMDLLK from the coding sequence ATGAAACCTTCTGCTCAACCTTCTGACATCCATCACACCCGGAGCGCCAAAGGCAAGGCCGGATCTTCAGTCAAGCTATTTCTGGTCATGTGGATTGTTCTCATTGCACTGGGAGTTGTGGGAACCTACTATTATAGTAACCACCTTCAGAAGCAGATGCTTAGTCAGATTCAGGCCCATAATCAGCAGCAGATTGCCGCGCTAAAAGCGGACTACGAAAATCAGCTAACAACGATATCGAAGGAAGTAGCCGACCTGCAGGGACAAGTTCAATCCTTTAATGAGCTACTGACGTTTACTAAGGATAATGCAAGCGACAAAACGGATAACAGCAATAAATTGTACACCCAGCTGAGCGAAGTCAAAAAGCAACTGGAAACCCTCCAGAAAAAGATGGACCTGCTCAAATGA
- a CDS encoding phosphodiester glycosidase family protein — translation MITPVKQVNRFFMLALAPFIGLIICLLLLRPPLEPGELIHSGLSEETITPQTQAIRQELAGAKEAAVQTSSSIKRTTELYNRTTSTMSTIVQSASVQAARPETIYNQRISSKLGVPIERVNSDRLTIELYRVNPGTYKGYAMKVKLKDPTAMKMALSSEPGKAETTMQAVKRNGAIAGINAGGFADSGGKRYPLSTTVMNGKYVNGFQASFKDLFFVGLNDTGKLVGGKFFDKNSLDRLKPQFGATFVPVLLQNGKKTAIPAKWKVSPKRAPRTVIGNYKDDQLLIIVVDGYNETGSSGATLEELQGRLYKLGVVDAYNLDGGGSSSLILNNRVVNNPSDGNLRPVPTHFLFYK, via the coding sequence ATGATTACACCCGTCAAACAGGTTAATCGTTTTTTTATGCTTGCACTTGCTCCTTTTATTGGATTGATCATCTGTTTGCTGCTGCTTCGCCCCCCGCTTGAACCCGGGGAATTGATTCATTCCGGACTGTCAGAGGAAACCATTACTCCCCAGACCCAGGCTATACGCCAGGAGCTTGCTGGGGCCAAGGAAGCTGCCGTTCAAACTTCTTCTTCTATTAAAAGAACTACCGAGCTGTATAATCGGACGACCAGTACGATGTCTACCATCGTACAATCGGCATCGGTACAGGCAGCACGCCCTGAAACGATATACAATCAGCGTATTTCGTCCAAGCTGGGCGTTCCTATCGAACGGGTTAACAGTGACCGGCTTACGATTGAACTCTATCGAGTGAACCCAGGCACGTATAAGGGTTACGCGATGAAAGTTAAACTAAAGGACCCTACAGCCATGAAAATGGCTCTGAGCAGCGAACCTGGAAAAGCCGAGACAACCATGCAGGCCGTTAAGCGAAACGGTGCGATCGCCGGAATCAATGCAGGCGGATTCGCAGATAGCGGTGGCAAACGTTACCCTCTAAGCACAACGGTCATGAACGGTAAATATGTGAACGGCTTCCAAGCCAGCTTCAAGGATCTGTTTTTTGTAGGACTTAACGATACGGGCAAACTGGTAGGCGGCAAATTTTTTGATAAAAACTCCCTGGACCGCCTTAAACCACAGTTCGGGGCAACTTTTGTACCTGTCCTGCTTCAGAACGGCAAGAAAACAGCCATTCCAGCCAAGTGGAAGGTGTCCCCCAAGAGGGCTCCTCGTACCGTAATTGGCAATTACAAGGATGATCAGCTGCTCATTATCGTCGTGGATGGATATAACGAAACCGGAAGCTCTGGGGCCACTCTTGAAGAGCTTCAGGGTCGATTATACAAGCTGGGCGTAGTGGATGCCTATAATCTGGATGGCGGCGGCTCCTCCTCGCTAATCCTGAACAATCGGGTTGTGAATAATCCATCAGACGGCAATCTCAGACCTGTGCCGACTCACTTTTTATTTTACAAATGA
- a CDS encoding LacI family DNA-binding transcriptional regulator has product MVSIKDIAKKAGVSISTVSYALNGSNKVTDETSSKILAIAKELNYVPNAAARTLKKRESKILGVFLTDFSGDVYGDLLSGMKTVCNAQGYDLIVCSGKQSHRMLPERMIDGAVILDHTFASEELLQYADRGHKIVVLDRELNHPNINQVLLDNKAGATLAMEHLIEQGHTKIYVVTGPEGSFDSAQRMKAVRQVTEREASVEWVEIMGDFEKSGGEQAAELIIQEYTRPAAVFCLNDEMAIGLCNRLAESELQIGRDIDVIGFDNIELSKYVQPRLVTIDYSKRKWGSLAAEQLIKIIAGEPVDHERIYVTLVDGGSVCSQLPQEIPSPIRHERAVSS; this is encoded by the coding sequence GTGGTCAGTATCAAGGATATCGCCAAAAAGGCGGGAGTTTCGATCTCCACCGTGTCGTATGCGCTGAATGGCAGCAATAAAGTGACAGATGAGACCAGTTCCAAAATTTTGGCCATTGCTAAAGAGCTGAACTATGTTCCGAACGCTGCTGCAAGAACGTTGAAGAAAAGGGAATCCAAAATTCTCGGGGTATTTCTGACAGACTTTAGCGGAGATGTATACGGGGATTTGCTTAGTGGCATGAAGACGGTTTGCAACGCTCAGGGTTATGATCTGATTGTCTGCAGTGGCAAGCAGTCTCACCGGATGCTTCCGGAGCGAATGATTGATGGCGCAGTTATTCTCGATCATACATTTGCCAGCGAGGAGCTGCTGCAATATGCTGATCGGGGACACAAGATTGTCGTTCTTGACCGAGAGCTTAATCACCCGAATATCAATCAGGTACTGCTGGATAACAAGGCAGGAGCTACACTAGCAATGGAACATCTCATTGAGCAGGGACATACGAAGATTTATGTCGTAACAGGGCCGGAGGGTTCATTTGACTCGGCTCAGCGGATGAAAGCGGTAAGGCAAGTGACCGAGCGGGAAGCAAGTGTGGAATGGGTCGAGATTATGGGAGACTTTGAGAAAAGTGGCGGAGAGCAGGCAGCTGAGTTGATTATTCAGGAGTATACGAGACCGGCTGCGGTATTTTGTCTTAATGACGAGATGGCCATTGGACTGTGTAATCGCTTGGCGGAAAGTGAGCTGCAGATTGGCCGGGATATTGATGTGATCGGTTTTGACAACATCGAACTGAGCAAGTATGTTCAACCGAGGCTGGTCACCATCGATTATTCCAAAAGAAAATGGGGTTCCCTTGCTGCGGAGCAGCTAATCAAAATTATTGCCGGAGAACCGGTGGATCATGAACGAATCTACGTGACATTGGTGGATGGCGGTTCAGTTTGCAGTCAGCTTCCGCAAGAGATCCCATCGCCCATTCGCCATGAACGGGCGGTCAGCTCTTGA